A window of Juglans regia cultivar Chandler chromosome 7, Walnut 2.0, whole genome shotgun sequence contains these coding sequences:
- the LOC109003431 gene encoding uncharacterized protein LOC109003431 isoform X2, translating into MAICGTLRRTSSQVSRNLLRNFSSTSNPPSHRNNHQHTHEFLQPNDFVGSWWHSDPPKDPKDAQRRLALLRRDYAKQVKLIRKEYIHEVELMRLEQQRKDDAHREALRLAIEEKKKLKAEAAKLRAQERKAALEEFRQTLALITY; encoded by the exons ATGGCCATTTGTGGCACCCTCCGCCGTACAAGCAGCCAAGTCTCCAGAAATCTCCTCCGCAACTTCTCCAGTACTTCCAACCCGCCCTCCCACCGCAACAACCACCAACACACCCACGAGTTCCTCCAGCCCAATGACTTCGTTGGCAGCTGGTGGCACTCCGACCCTCCCAAGGACCCCAAGGATGCCCAGCGCAGGCTCGCTCTGCTCCGCCGCGACTACGCCAAGCAGGTCAAACTGATCCGCAAGGAGTATATTCACGAGGTCGAGCTCATGCGCCTCGAGCAGCAGCGCAAGGACGACGCCCACAGAGAAGCGCTTAGGCTCGCCattgaggaaaagaaaaagctcAAGGCCGAGGCCGCCAAGCTCCGAGCCCAGGAGCGCAAGGCCGCCCTCGAAGAGTTCCGCCAAACCCTT GCTTTAATCACTTACTAG
- the LOC109003431 gene encoding uncharacterized protein LOC109003431 isoform X1, protein MAICGTLRRTSSQVSRNLLRNFSSTSNPPSHRNNHQHTHEFLQPNDFVGSWWHSDPPKDPKDAQRRLALLRRDYAKQVKLIRKEYIHEVELMRLEQQRKDDAHREALRLAIEEKKKLKAEAAKLRAQERKAALEEFRQTLLKERTEKLENWRMKEKTKVEKKKEKNKLLRHKSSLWIDEPELAGKVLNAIVDTTPL, encoded by the exons ATGGCCATTTGTGGCACCCTCCGCCGTACAAGCAGCCAAGTCTCCAGAAATCTCCTCCGCAACTTCTCCAGTACTTCCAACCCGCCCTCCCACCGCAACAACCACCAACACACCCACGAGTTCCTCCAGCCCAATGACTTCGTTGGCAGCTGGTGGCACTCCGACCCTCCCAAGGACCCCAAGGATGCCCAGCGCAGGCTCGCTCTGCTCCGCCGCGACTACGCCAAGCAGGTCAAACTGATCCGCAAGGAGTATATTCACGAGGTCGAGCTCATGCGCCTCGAGCAGCAGCGCAAGGACGACGCCCACAGAGAAGCGCTTAGGCTCGCCattgaggaaaagaaaaagctcAAGGCCGAGGCCGCCAAGCTCCGAGCCCAGGAGCGCAAGGCCGCCCTCGAAGAGTTCCGCCAAACCCTT ttgaaagaaagaactgagaaacttgaaaattggaggatgaaagaaaaaacaaaggtagagaagaagaaagagaagaataaGCTGCTACGCCACAAAAGTTCCTTGTGGATTGATGAACCTGAGCTGGCGGGTAAGGTACTGAATGCTATTGTTGATACTACACCCCTCTGA